One stretch of Streptomyces peucetius DNA includes these proteins:
- a CDS encoding FAH family protein, which translates to MSVFFECTYRGRRHVGLDKPEPGAPLVLYPLAEETDLRRTALAAGRDRAALVAELTSGGGRVTVPDFETGFVRFRPPLMPASAGDAMVSGFMQTHNVKVGADTQSQPNWFLKGMGDCLKVPGDDLAVPSSAVALCEEAEIVLVYVTDDAGEPRYTGYTFGNDLTDIGRFKRHQGHLSYAKLCDAAVAPWLFLDEPPQRVTGRVTVERDGGPGWQGGFTTGTKALHYGLGGMMSELFSYGTLRRPGLVHYVFIGADRSSFHGGYRMTDQDRVTLEFTSHGVTLSNRIHWPRPVTAAVEG; encoded by the coding sequence ATGTCCGTGTTCTTCGAATGCACCTACAGAGGCCGACGGCACGTCGGGCTCGACAAGCCCGAGCCCGGCGCGCCCTTGGTGCTGTACCCGCTCGCCGAGGAGACCGACCTGCGGCGGACGGCCCTGGCGGCGGGGCGCGACCGCGCCGCGCTCGTGGCCGAGCTGACCTCGGGCGGCGGACGGGTGACCGTACCGGACTTCGAGACCGGGTTTGTACGGTTCCGTCCGCCGCTCATGCCCGCGTCCGCGGGCGACGCCATGGTGAGCGGCTTCATGCAGACCCACAACGTCAAGGTCGGCGCCGACACCCAGTCCCAGCCCAACTGGTTCCTCAAGGGCATGGGCGACTGTCTGAAGGTGCCCGGCGACGACCTGGCCGTGCCGTCGAGCGCGGTCGCCCTGTGCGAGGAGGCGGAGATCGTCCTCGTGTACGTGACCGACGACGCGGGCGAACCCCGCTACACCGGCTACACCTTCGGCAACGATCTCACCGACATCGGCCGGTTCAAGCGGCACCAGGGGCACCTGTCGTACGCCAAGCTCTGTGACGCGGCGGTCGCGCCGTGGCTCTTCCTCGACGAGCCGCCGCAGCGGGTGACCGGCCGGGTGACGGTCGAGCGCGACGGCGGGCCGGGCTGGCAGGGCGGCTTCACCACCGGCACCAAGGCCCTGCACTACGGCCTCGGCGGCATGATGTCGGAGCTGTTCTCGTACGGCACGCTGCGCCGGCCCGGCCTGGTGCACTACGTCTTCATCGGCGCCGACCGCAGCAGCTTCCACGGGGGCTACCGGATGACCGACCAGGACCGGGTCACGCTCGAGTTCACCAGCCACGGCGTCACCCTGTCGAACCGGATCCACTGGCCGCGGCCGGTGACCGCAGCGGTCGAAGGGTGA
- a CDS encoding enolase C-terminal domain-like protein, whose amino-acid sequence MSTSFDHPAARRTTSDSLVLSLDADGVSGIGECAPRAYVTGETTAGVTAALREVDLDALLALLTGAAPAELLERLHRDGFARTFAVTGGNNLICLLETAVLDWLGQRLGLTARQLLPGHDDGPSDGPSDGPMRVSQVLDLSIDVEEFLDTRGPFHFVKIKASEDNEHDARTVKTIREHVGDHVTIMVDANMSWTPTTALPYAWRLRESGADYVEEPLPKGSWAGLRELRRSGGIGVMLDESVCGADDARTAVEAEACDAVNIRVAKNGGTLRAARLVDYARSNGLRYQIGVQVAEVGPLINAGRALAFNHPGALTVEAGQSDRFFPEMIVLPRPAVDRGTNTISPAEGAGWGMALNAAADRWLVRDF is encoded by the coding sequence ATGAGCACCTCCTTCGACCATCCCGCCGCACGCCGCACGACGTCCGACAGCCTTGTGCTGAGCCTCGACGCCGACGGCGTGAGCGGCATCGGCGAGTGCGCGCCCCGCGCCTACGTCACCGGGGAGACCACCGCCGGGGTGACGGCGGCCCTGCGCGAGGTGGACCTGGACGCGCTGCTGGCGCTGCTGACCGGTGCGGCGCCGGCGGAGCTTCTGGAGCGGCTGCACCGGGACGGGTTCGCGCGGACCTTCGCCGTCACCGGGGGCAACAATCTGATCTGCCTTCTCGAAACCGCGGTCCTCGACTGGCTCGGGCAGCGACTCGGGCTCACGGCCCGGCAGTTGCTGCCGGGGCACGACGACGGGCCGTCCGACGGGCCGTCCGACGGCCCGATGCGGGTCTCCCAGGTGCTCGATCTGAGTATCGACGTCGAGGAGTTCCTCGACACCCGAGGCCCGTTCCACTTCGTGAAGATCAAGGCGTCCGAGGACAACGAGCACGACGCCCGCACGGTCAAGACGATCCGTGAGCACGTGGGCGACCACGTCACGATCATGGTCGACGCCAACATGAGCTGGACGCCCACCACCGCGCTGCCGTACGCCTGGCGGCTGAGGGAGAGCGGGGCCGACTACGTGGAGGAGCCGCTGCCCAAGGGTTCCTGGGCCGGCCTGCGCGAACTGCGGCGCAGCGGAGGCATCGGCGTCATGCTCGACGAATCCGTGTGCGGTGCCGACGACGCCAGGACCGCGGTGGAGGCGGAGGCGTGCGACGCCGTCAACATCCGGGTGGCGAAGAACGGCGGCACTCTGCGCGCCGCCCGGCTCGTCGACTACGCCAGGTCCAACGGTCTGCGGTACCAGATCGGGGTGCAGGTCGCCGAGGTCGGCCCGCTGATCAACGCGGGCCGGGCGCTGGCCTTCAACCACCCCGGCGCGCTGACCGTGGAGGCGGGGCAGTCGGACCGCTTCTTCCCCGAGATGATCGTCTTGCCGCGCCCGGCGGTGGACCGGGGCACCAACACCATCTCGCCCGCGGAGGGCGCGGGCTGGGGCATGGCGCTCAACGCCGCCGCGGACCGCTGGCTCGTGCGGGACTTCTGA
- a CDS encoding alpha/beta hydrolase: MLVINRPPQNIRREIIDLRPDGSGPALHLWRPRRTKGAVFYFHGLQSHAGWLWEVGPRFADNDIAFFVLDRRGSGISPGDRHEIPDTATVLGDYADAVAMVREMIGDDVPLSLFGHCLGGSFMAALMHHEGFTTRYDAAVFCSTWLGRMHATLGEEELRAAAADRGEELWDAGLKATDFTDDVKYQHFIDDDDLAVRQITRRSRATLLELEKLYLQPKRQLPEVPTVFVSGMTDPIVDLDATHEVFHTMMSGRGSIMKLPTDKHYLFYTPVSDGLVDWTSTYTLLQGLNRDA; encoded by the coding sequence ATGCTCGTCATCAACAGGCCCCCGCAGAACATCCGCCGCGAGATCATCGACCTGCGGCCGGACGGATCCGGCCCGGCACTCCATCTGTGGCGGCCGCGCCGCACGAAGGGCGCCGTCTTCTACTTCCACGGACTGCAGAGCCACGCCGGCTGGCTGTGGGAGGTGGGCCCCCGGTTCGCCGACAACGACATCGCCTTCTTCGTGCTCGACCGGCGGGGCAGCGGCATCAGCCCCGGTGACCGCCATGAGATACCCGACACGGCCACCGTGCTCGGCGACTACGCCGACGCGGTGGCCATGGTCCGCGAGATGATCGGCGACGACGTGCCGCTGTCGCTCTTCGGACACTGCCTCGGTGGCTCCTTCATGGCGGCCCTCATGCACCACGAGGGCTTCACCACGCGCTACGACGCCGCCGTCTTCTGCTCGACGTGGCTCGGCAGGATGCACGCCACGCTCGGGGAGGAGGAACTGCGTGCCGCCGCGGCCGACCGCGGCGAGGAGCTGTGGGACGCCGGTCTGAAGGCCACCGACTTCACCGACGACGTCAAGTACCAGCACTTCATCGACGACGACGACCTCGCCGTACGGCAGATCACCCGGCGCTCCCGGGCCACCCTGCTGGAGCTCGAGAAGCTCTATCTGCAGCCGAAGCGGCAGCTCCCCGAGGTGCCGACCGTCTTCGTCTCCGGTATGACCGACCCCATCGTGGACCTCGACGCCACCCACGAGGTGTTCCACACGATGATGTCCGGCCGCGGCTCCATCATGAAGCTGCCCACCGACAAGCACTATCTCTTCTACACCCCGGTCAGCGACGGACTGGTCGACTGGACCTCGACGTACACCCTGCTCCAGGGGCTGAACCGGGATGCCTGA